Proteins encoded together in one Candidatus Omnitrophota bacterium window:
- the nadA gene encoding quinolinate synthase NadA — protein sequence MNDIVANIKKLKKERNAVILVHNYQLPEVQDIADFTGDSLGLSIEASKTSADVIVFCGVHFMAETAKILSPQKTVLIPDSSAGCPMADMITREQLQDLKKKHPKAKVICYVNTSAEVKAECDYCCTSANAVEMLEKAFDEDDEILFVPDKYLASYAASQTNRNVIIWQGYCPTHARILAEHIIDLKKLHLNAKVMVHPECSGPVIREADEVLSTSGMLRYAKESDAKEFIVGTEVEMVYPLSKENPNKIFYPVTELAVCPNMKKTTLEKVEISLRNMVYEVILSQEIIKGAKKPIDNMIKFRQNAQLTKK from the coding sequence ATGAATGATATTGTTGCAAATATTAAAAAACTTAAAAAAGAACGCAACGCGGTTATTCTTGTGCATAATTATCAGTTGCCTGAGGTTCAGGATATTGCTGATTTTACAGGGGATTCCTTAGGCTTGAGCATTGAAGCCTCAAAAACAAGCGCTGACGTGATTGTTTTTTGTGGAGTTCATTTTATGGCTGAGACTGCTAAGATTTTGTCTCCACAAAAAACTGTTTTGATTCCAGATTCCAGCGCAGGTTGTCCGATGGCGGATATGATCACTCGAGAACAATTGCAGGATCTAAAGAAAAAGCATCCTAAAGCAAAAGTGATTTGTTATGTGAACACATCGGCGGAGGTAAAGGCAGAATGTGATTATTGTTGTACGTCTGCTAATGCTGTTGAAATGCTTGAAAAAGCATTTGATGAAGATGATGAAATCTTATTTGTTCCTGATAAATATTTAGCTTCCTATGCGGCATCTCAAACAAATCGTAATGTTATTATTTGGCAAGGATATTGCCCGACGCATGCACGAATATTAGCAGAGCATATTATTGATCTTAAAAAGCTTCATCTGAATGCCAAGGTGATGGTTCACCCAGAATGCAGTGGCCCTGTGATCAGGGAAGCGGACGAAGTTTTATCGACATCGGGAATGTTGCGTTATGCTAAAGAATCGGATGCGAAAGAGTTTATCGTTGGAACAGAAGTTGAAATGGTTTATCCGTTAAGCAAGGAAAATCCAAACAAGATTTTTTATCCTGTAACAGAGTTAGCCGTATGTCCGAATATGAAAAAAACAACATTAGAAAAAGTTGAGATTTCTTTAAGGAATATGGTTTATGAAGTTATTTTATCGCAAGAAATTATCAAGGGTGCTAAAAAACCAATTGATAATATGATTAAATTTCGACAGAATGCACAGTTAACAAAGAAATGA
- a CDS encoding IscS subfamily cysteine desulfurase: MKNPKIYLDNNATTPLHPEVKKALVEAMEVFGNPSSMHEFGREAKTLLDSAREKVSSFIGANIDEVVFVGSGSEANNTVLSMLACPSKHCCSFQSASKKIITTKIEHPCVFETAKCLRDRGIEVDFLDVDEYGKINIEQYKEILLRGGVSLVSIMTANNEIGTIQDIKMLCHLAHKHGSLFHTDAVQAVGKIPIDVNDLNVDFLTLSGHKIYGPKGIGALYVKKGISFCPLIRGGHQEKGRRAGTENVLGIIGLGKAVEMRSKEMAEEEKRLLRLKNLLKHGIEKSIPDIHFNGHPDDCLAGTLNVSFSGAEGEAILLYLDMEGISVSTGSACSSGSLDPSHVLLATGVGAEQAHGSIRISLGRETTQKEIEYLLEVFPKIINKIREMSTAYVRKDK, encoded by the coding sequence ATGAAAAATCCAAAAATTTATTTAGATAACAATGCCACAACACCGCTTCATCCGGAGGTCAAGAAAGCTTTGGTTGAGGCAATGGAAGTTTTTGGTAATCCTTCTAGCATGCACGAGTTTGGGAGGGAAGCAAAAACGTTATTGGATAGTGCGAGAGAAAAGGTTTCTTCTTTTATTGGGGCCAATATTGATGAGGTTGTTTTTGTTGGAAGCGGGTCAGAAGCTAACAATACAGTTCTTTCGATGTTGGCTTGTCCGTCAAAACATTGCTGCAGTTTTCAGAGTGCATCGAAAAAAATTATTACAACTAAGATCGAGCATCCGTGCGTTTTTGAGACAGCAAAGTGTTTGCGCGATCGTGGCATTGAGGTCGATTTTTTAGATGTGGACGAATATGGGAAAATAAATATTGAGCAATATAAGGAAATTCTTTTAAGAGGCGGCGTTTCTTTAGTTTCGATTATGACAGCTAATAATGAAATCGGGACAATCCAGGACATCAAAATGTTGTGTCATTTGGCTCATAAGCATGGATCTTTGTTCCATACGGATGCTGTACAGGCTGTTGGCAAAATACCTATTGATGTTAATGATTTGAATGTTGATTTTCTAACACTTTCTGGACACAAAATATACGGGCCCAAGGGTATCGGAGCGTTATATGTAAAGAAGGGAATTAGTTTTTGTCCGCTGATTCGAGGTGGCCATCAAGAAAAAGGACGTCGCGCCGGAACAGAAAATGTATTAGGTATCATTGGCCTTGGAAAAGCTGTTGAGATGCGTTCAAAAGAAATGGCGGAAGAAGAAAAACGTCTTTTACGCTTAAAGAATTTGTTGAAACATGGGATTGAAAAAAGTATTCCTGATATTCATTTTAATGGCCATCCTGATGATTGTTTGGCTGGAACATTAAATGTTTCTTTTTCTGGAGCCGAAGGAGAAGCGATTTTGCTTTATCTTGACATGGAAGGCATCAGTGTTTCAACCGGATCGGCATGTTCCTCAGGATCTCTTGATCCGTCTCATGTTTTGCTCGCAACTGGGGTGGGAGCTGAGCAAGCGCATGGCTCTATCCGTATAAGCCTTGGGCGCGAAACAACACAAAAAGAAATTGAATATTTGCTAGAGGTATTTCCTAAGATAATTAATAAGATACGCGAAATGTCAACGGCATACGTAAGGAAAGATAAATAA
- a CDS encoding iron-sulfur cluster assembly scaffold protein, producing MESNWVYTDKVKEHFMHPKNVLKDDEGFKPDGEGMVGNIKCGDQMMMMIKVKDDMIIDCRWKTYGCASAIASTSVLSEMIKGMSLKKAFKLTPKEIMQQLGSLPEHKIHCSVLGDKALRAAINDYYQKNGMTDKVCKEEAKIICQCMNVTDHEIEDAVLEGARTYYELQERTKLGTVCGQCETEAKVILEKYIKEHFK from the coding sequence ATGGAATCTAATTGGGTCTATACCGATAAAGTTAAAGAGCATTTTATGCATCCAAAAAATGTTTTAAAGGATGATGAGGGTTTTAAGCCGGATGGTGAAGGAATGGTTGGAAATATTAAATGTGGCGATCAAATGATGATGATGATTAAAGTTAAGGATGATATGATTATTGATTGTCGATGGAAGACATACGGATGCGCATCGGCGATTGCAAGCACATCGGTTCTTTCTGAGATGATTAAAGGAATGAGTCTTAAAAAAGCATTTAAATTAACGCCAAAAGAAATTATGCAGCAATTAGGGTCTCTTCCAGAGCATAAAATTCATTGCTCGGTTTTGGGAGATAAAGCGCTACGTGCTGCGATTAATGATTATTATCAAAAAAATGGCATGACTGATAAGGTTTGCAAGGAAGAGGCAAAGATTATTTGTCAATGTATGAATGTTACTGATCACGAAATAGAAGATGCTGTTTTAGAAGGTGCTCGAACGTATTATGAGCTTCAAGAGCGGACAAAGCTTGGGACGGTTTGTGGTCAGTGTGAAACAGAAGCAAAAGTGATTTTGGAAAAATACATTAAAGAACATTTTAAATAA
- a CDS encoding bacteriophage holin, whose translation MAKFDAKAFGISCGVVWGVGMFFLGIFDIFSTWGCGITKMMSTLYIGYQPTILGSVIGALWGFVDAGIGGFVFALLYNKLAK comes from the coding sequence ATGGCAAAGTTTGATGCGAAAGCTTTTGGAATTAGTTGTGGAGTTGTTTGGGGTGTTGGTATGTTTTTTCTTGGAATTTTCGATATTTTTTCAACGTGGGGTTGCGGGATAACCAAAATGATGTCAACGCTTTATATCGGGTATCAGCCTACAATTTTAGGAAGCGTTATTGGCGCCCTTTGGGGATTTGTGGATGCTGGCATTGGTGGTTTTGTTTTCGCACTTTTGTATAACAAATTAGCGAAATAA
- a CDS encoding HD domain-containing protein, with translation MSKKPRMTSFEKSSLISQFNIFFVLFSVIPLGVLYYFYRQLTDSGKIEITIEDFRATLTLVVLGIAVGYFAMNMVFRKLLRLIKSNQSALQNFLDDDKMGEIQSNNNEVAVLTKTFSEIRSKLEQNVEKLEMAKNTLQSVLAKVGEGISSVQNIDAFLELIVETLVDAVGAKSGALLFLDSEATELNVRTVLGENLKIKRNACFKVSESIFKSVIESRENLIISQRDSAAFKLTAKHDYFEFPLVCAPLLVHDKVLGIIVICGRKFDTNFTHDDASLLTSIATQTAIAVENDQLNLDAEKTYFDIISALALAVEAKDPYSRGHLDRVSDYSLKIAEKFGLTDDEKKLLRDAARLHDLGKIGITDDILCKNGPLTEQEWVVMRNHPEIGEGIVKSVKSLSGLCDIVRHHHEKLDGTGYPDGLKGDEISLLVRILAVADICDALMTNRPYRRALSAEETKKTLKEMGDKVDQKIVDALASIL, from the coding sequence TTGTCTAAAAAACCAAGAATGACGTCTTTTGAGAAATCATCCTTGATTTCTCAATTTAATATTTTTTTTGTTTTATTTTCTGTGATCCCTTTGGGGGTTCTTTATTATTTTTATCGTCAACTTACTGACTCTGGAAAGATTGAAATTACGATTGAAGATTTTAGGGCAACGCTGACTTTGGTTGTTCTTGGGATTGCGGTTGGTTATTTTGCAATGAATATGGTTTTTAGAAAATTATTGCGTTTAATCAAAAGTAATCAAAGTGCTTTGCAAAATTTCTTAGACGATGACAAGATGGGGGAAATTCAGTCAAATAATAATGAGGTTGCTGTTTTAACGAAAACATTTAGTGAGATTCGTTCTAAATTAGAGCAAAATGTTGAAAAACTTGAGATGGCCAAAAATACCTTGCAGTCTGTTTTGGCTAAAGTTGGAGAAGGGATTTCTTCTGTTCAAAATATTGATGCATTTTTAGAGCTTATTGTCGAAACGCTTGTTGATGCTGTTGGAGCAAAATCTGGTGCATTGCTTTTTTTAGATTCGGAAGCTACAGAGCTGAATGTTCGAACGGTATTAGGGGAGAATTTAAAAATTAAGAGAAATGCCTGCTTTAAGGTTTCTGAATCTATTTTTAAGTCGGTTATTGAATCAAGAGAAAACTTGATTATTTCTCAAAGGGATTCCGCTGCATTTAAGTTGACTGCTAAACACGATTATTTCGAATTTCCGCTGGTGTGCGCACCTCTTTTAGTCCACGATAAAGTGCTGGGTATCATTGTTATCTGCGGACGAAAATTCGATACAAATTTTACACATGATGATGCGTCGCTTTTGACAAGCATTGCAACGCAAACGGCAATAGCGGTTGAAAACGATCAGCTTAATCTTGATGCGGAAAAAACATACTTTGATATCATTTCAGCTTTAGCTTTAGCTGTTGAGGCAAAAGATCCGTATTCTCGCGGGCATTTGGATCGAGTTTCTGATTATTCTTTGAAGATTGCAGAAAAATTTGGCCTGACTGATGATGAAAAGAAATTGTTGCGAGATGCCGCACGATTGCATGATCTTGGAAAGATTGGAATCACAGACGATATCCTTTGTAAAAACGGCCCATTAACAGAGCAAGAATGGGTTGTTATGAGAAACCATCCCGAAATTGGTGAGGGCATTGTAAAATCAGTCAAGTCGCTTTCTGGGCTTTGCGATATTGTTCGTCATCATCACGAGAAGCTTGACGGAACAGGTTATCCAGATGGTCTCAAGGGTGACGAGATAAGTTTGCTGGTGCGCATTTTAGCGGTTGCAGATATCTGTGATGCTTTAATGACTAATCGTCCTTATCGAAGAGCCTTAAGCGCTGAAGAGACAAAGAAAACGTTAAAAGAGATGGGCGATAAAGTTGACCAAAAAATTGTTGATGCGCTTGCTTCAATTCTTTAG
- the ychF gene encoding redox-regulated ATPase YchF — protein MEIGIVGLPNVGKSTLFNALTGAGVAAENFPFTTIEPNIGIVPLADERLMHLAKEFQSAKITPSGIRFVDIAGIVKGASQGEGLGNKFLGNIRSVDAICHVVRCFHDENIVNATGDLNPIHAAETIETELLLADLQQAEKAYQRLIKVAKSGDQNAKDKVEALDIAIKGFNDGQSARSLNLPDDVIGEFQFLTMKPILYVANTSEGDPCDDMLKPLRELAEKEKTQVIVLSTKLEAEILELPQEERESYYEDAGITSPGLAKLAKAGQELLDLICFFTAGEKESRAWLVSEGTKAPQAAGKIHTDIERGFIRAEIFKYDDLKREGNYETVKQKNLVTLEGKEYVMKDGDVAHFRFSV, from the coding sequence ATGGAAATAGGAATCGTTGGGCTTCCTAATGTAGGAAAGTCAACACTTTTTAACGCATTAACTGGCGCAGGCGTTGCCGCCGAAAATTTTCCGTTTACAACAATTGAGCCAAACATTGGAATTGTGCCTCTGGCAGATGAGAGGTTGATGCATCTGGCTAAAGAATTTCAGAGTGCGAAAATCACACCTAGTGGAATTCGATTTGTTGATATTGCTGGTATTGTCAAAGGGGCAAGCCAAGGAGAAGGTTTAGGAAATAAGTTTTTGGGTAATATTCGCAGCGTGGATGCAATATGTCATGTGGTTCGCTGTTTTCATGATGAGAATATTGTCAACGCTACCGGAGATTTGAATCCAATTCATGCAGCAGAAACGATTGAAACTGAGCTATTGCTGGCAGATTTGCAACAAGCAGAGAAGGCTTATCAGCGATTGATTAAGGTAGCAAAATCTGGAGATCAAAACGCGAAAGATAAGGTGGAAGCTTTAGATATTGCAATTAAAGGTTTCAATGATGGACAATCGGCGCGTTCGCTTAATCTTCCTGATGATGTTATTGGAGAGTTTCAATTTCTAACGATGAAGCCAATTTTATATGTAGCTAATACATCCGAAGGAGATCCTTGCGATGATATGCTTAAGCCTTTAAGAGAATTGGCAGAAAAGGAAAAGACGCAAGTCATTGTTTTGTCAACAAAGCTTGAAGCCGAAATTTTAGAGTTGCCACAAGAAGAGCGAGAGAGTTATTATGAAGATGCCGGTATCACATCGCCGGGATTGGCAAAGCTTGCAAAGGCAGGCCAAGAACTTCTTGATTTGATTTGTTTTTTTACAGCGGGAGAAAAAGAATCGCGGGCTTGGTTAGTTTCTGAGGGGACTAAGGCGCCGCAAGCTGCTGGAAAAATTCATACTGACATTGAGCGAGGTTTTATTCGTGCAGAAATTTTCAAATATGATGATTTAAAACGCGAAGGTAATTATGAAACGGTTAAGCAAAAAAATCTTGTTACTTTGGAAGGTAAAGAATACGTTATGAAAGATGGGGATGTGGCTCATTTTCGGTTTAGCGTATAA